The following DNA comes from Capsicum annuum cultivar UCD-10X-F1 chromosome 7, UCD10Xv1.1, whole genome shotgun sequence.
AACCCGTGATTTGCAaaaacaaatctcaaaaatatgaagcagatgcccaagtcaccaaagaagaagaagaagatcacttATTTGTGGCAACATATTCTTTAATCAAGAAATCTGATTTTTGGATAATTGATAGTGGTTGTACAAACCACATGACATATGACAAAACTCTTTTTAAAGAGTTTTTGCCTTTGGGAATGGTGACTATATTCCTGCAGAAGGAAAAGAGAATGTTGCAATCAAAACAATTTCaggtacaaaaataatttcaaatatgcTTTACGTGCCCGATATTGATAAAAGTTTTTTAAGTGTTGGTCAACTAATGGAAGAAGGATTTAAACTATTGTTTGAAGATAACTATTATCGAATCTTTGATTCCAGTAATCTTGAGATTTTACAAATTGATATGAGAGGtaaaagtttcttatttaatccATCAGAAGATGCACATAAGTCATGCAAGAACAAAGACGAATTGATAGAGGTCAATTCAGTCGAAGCAGAGACAATTTCTGACCCaaggagtgttgaaaatatgtctcaaaaataaagtaggaatagatatttttagtagtttttaattattaggatcctatgtgacttaggaattagttgtccctttattatttaaatagaaattagttatctcaatttaaattgaagtgtagttagaaatttagctataaatatatgtttggagttattaataaaataattccctttgacaatactattgccgtattttatttttctccaactctttctctgttatttctgtaatttcaaagctaaaaaccaacaGTTATACAATGCGGCTGCGTAAGTACTAAACTACTATATCATTATtcccaaaaaagaaagaaaatattttaagctGCAAAAGAAGAATATTCTATTCACATTTGGTTTCTTAGATATGAAGATAATATCATTCTTGCTGTTGAACAATATCTGGGATATATATCTAACCACATTGCAGCACTTAAGGTTATTCCGTGGAAATAGTTACTTGACAAGCCTATCTACGACAAATAATTGAAAAGAATTTGTAGAATTACCAGTACGATTGCATGAAACTGGCCAAATAATGAAGTGACTTACCGGTGACAACATTCTCAAAGATATCAGCCCCTTTTTCTAATTGAAGCTCTTCTGAGGATGTAACTTCGGTTGTCGCTATATTTGTGTCTTCAGCTACTGACTGCACCATTTCTACAttttcatccttgtgttccatgtTGTCAACCTGTGTCAATTCATTCCATAAGTCTGGGACAATGCTAAAGAAGTCCTCCATAATTAATTTTCACACGAGGACCAACATGTACAGAAAGTGTCCCCTAAACATGAGTTAAAGAAGGGAAATTGGCCAATAAAGTATAACATGAGTGATGAGAAACATAGCTTCCAGGAGAAAGATAGcgaaaactcaaaaatataagTTATAACTATGTAGTCACCTCAGCAATGGAGGTACTCTTGACCAGCTTGTCAACTTTAACATTCTTCGTCCTCTTAATGGAGTTATGAGATGCAGTGGTTGTGATGCGCTTAGGATCAGTTATAGTACTTTTTTCCTGTGCAACCAAAGGCTTTCTCTCTGGTTTTCTCACTTTCACAACACTCATCTTGCTTTGGTCCTGAAATTTAGCAGTGTCCTTGGTTTTGGCATTTTTCATTTCTTTAGAGTTTCTGATAGCAGGAGCTACTAGTTGAGTCCCATCCTCTCTATTTCCAATTGCTTCTTTCTTTGGTTGCCGGGTCTTCCCAGTAGAAGAAGCTCTAGTCATTGTATTAGTCCGTTTTCCCTGAATCAGAACTTCAGCAGTCTTTGAATTTGCAGGTGCTTCACCACTATACTTGCAGGGAGAAGAAGCTCTAAACTTTGCGTTAGGATGTTTTTCTTGAAACAGAATTTCAAGTGTGTTTGAATTTGCAGGTGCTTCACCACTATACTTGCGAGGATAAGAAGATCTAATCTTTGTTTTACGCTGTTTTTCTTGACTCAGAACATCAAAAGTCTTTGATTCTGCAGGTGCTTCACCACGATACTTTCCAGGAGAAGTTGTAATCTTTGTTTTAGGCAGTTTCTCTTGAATCAGAACTTCAAGAGTCTTTGATTTTTCAGATGCTTCACCATGATCCTTGCGCCATTTTTCTTTgctgaatttattattttgatcttttcctgcCTGCAATTTCTTGTATATGGTAAAACTCAAGGTTCCCTTCTGATCATCAGAGTTTTCAGGTGAACGTTTTTCTTTTGAATCCCATTTTCCAATTGTGTTTCTAGTGCCTGATGGATTTTCTTCATGATTACAGGGAGGAAACCTTTCACCCTGCGAATCTAGAGCATATCGAGGCTTCATTATCACAATGGCTGGAGAATCAACAAACCTATTTAACAAACCGGAAAGACTAGATTGATTAGTTCCATGATTAGATTTATCCATTGACTTGCTTCTCAAAAGCCCCTTAAAGTGCATGGTTTCAATTATTTCATCCAATGCTCTTCTTTCTGGATCCACCTTTTGACTGAGGAATGTTGGCTTCTTTGCTTTTGGCAGATCTATTTCAAATATAGGTCTACTCTTCTTGACAACCCTGTCGTTCTTGATGTGCTTCTGGGAAGTTTGGTGCTGGGGCTTTCTAGGAATCTGTTCAAGACCCATCAGTCTGGCAATTAAATTTGGCCCGTCTGGCTTCTCCTGCTCAATTAGTGTCGGGGAGTAATCAAAACAGGTAATTTCTTGGGATTGAACTATGGAGGAATGGCTTGAGCTAGCAGATGGGATATCCGATGATataatcatttttcttctccCAACACATGCCTTTTCAAAGGATAAGACACCTGAAGTTGTGAATCTGGCAAAGGAGAGACCTGGAGATAATTCCACTTTCCTTGTTTCAAACTGAGACTTTTCTGAAGCACAACTTGGTGGCAACAGATTTTGAATAGCAAAGCTGTCTCTTATCACTTCCCTGAGCTCATCAAAACAATCCTGGGAAGCCCCATCAACAGAAAATCTTGGTTTCTGAAACTCAAGCCTGTTTAACCTTTCATCTGAAATCCTTTCGGACTTGGTTCTTTGAATGGCTATTCCATGTTTTACAGGCTTATCTTTTTGCTTTTTCTTCAACTTTGCCATATGTTGTGAAGCTTCTTGCAGCTCTCCTAGCATCACTAGTGAATCCTGTAAATCAAGAGCTCCTTTCAACAAATCTTTTGCAATATCTTTGGAATGCCTTTCAGAGCTCATACCGTTAGACCATGAATCAATCACTTGGTTCAGCTTTTGAACTTCTCGAGACACCTCCGTTAGCTGTAAGGAAGACGAGGAATTTAACTGATTATATCCCGCTCTTTTGCAGACTGTCTCTCTCCCTTCTTCCTTGTCTGATGAAGAAGACACCTTCAAATGGTTGCATGTTCTTTGTTTTAcaacatttttatccattttcgGATGGTCGGCAATCTTAGATTTTCTGATTGTCTTACATTCCACAACACCTCTGGGATCATCACAGGTGACAAAGGATCTATATACAGCTGATCTCAGACTCTctggaggcattttctatcaatCGAAATTTTCAGCTaccaacttaaaatctggaaaaaagACAAGTTTATACTAATAGAATTTGGCAAATGTAACCACATAAACTAGTAAATCTCAACCAAGCTTTTCAAAGACAGACAGATGGACGGACAGATTTGTTTGCTTTAAGTCACTAAAAACggaagaaaatataaacacataGTCGCCGTCTATGACTAGACAACTATCAAAAGGTTCCAATTTTGAGCAATGTCATTTCCATTTGAAATGTATTCTAGATTTGTTTGCTTTAAGTCACTAAAAAcagaagaaaatataaacacataGTCGCCGTCTATGACTAGACAACTATCAAAAGGTTCCAATTTTGAGCAATGTCATTTCAATTTGAAATATTTAGAATACAGACATTGTCCATTTATTTGATAAATCAGAGAAAGAAACAGAAGCTgtaaatgatgaaaaatattaCTCGCTCCGCTTAAAACAGAATGACTTACTTTCATTTTTTATCCATTTCAAAAAGCaactttttttactttcaacttttcacatgacattttgatatatttgtctatctttaatttaaaaattacaagatttaaaaattttctttattaaacTCTGTGTCAAACTGTGTGTCAAGTTAaactcattcttttttaaacggagggagggAGTAAAAACAATGGATCCGAACAAGAAGGTTTCACATTTGAGTGACAAATCTACAAGACACTTAATGAGAAAAAGAAATCAATTCTTATCCAAATGTTGAATTACCTGAATTGTTGCCTCTTGGGATAAAGGAAAACGACCCTTGGATCAAAACTTGATTATTTGACCTTCAACCTCTCTCTATCAAATTGCAAATTAAGGAAAAAGGAACAAACATGTCAACAAAGAAACCCAAATGAAAGACAAATGACAAAACCAGACTCAGATAAACTGATGAACACAATAATTGCTCCTTTTAAATTAGTAGCAAGCCTCTTATCTTAGGTCAAATAAAGAAGGAACCCAGATcccacattcaaaatagctggtGAATCTTGAGTGACATTACTTTTATTTATCAATAAAGAAAGATGCCAAGGTCCCCGTATTTGGAGCAAGTTATcaattttactttgttttttcccctaagaaagatttaaatgattGCGGGTGGTGGTTGAGAA
Coding sequences within:
- the LOC107877964 gene encoding uncharacterized protein LOC107877964 isoform X2 translates to MPPESLRSAVYRSFVTCDDPRGVVECKTIRKSKIADHPKMDKNVVKQRTCNHLKVSSSSDKEEGRETVCKRAGYNQLNSSSSLQLTEVSREVQKLNQVIDSWSNGMSSERHSKDIAKDLLKGALDLQDSLVMLGELQEASQHMAKLKKKQKDKPVKHGIAIQRTKSERISDERLNRLEFQKPRFSVDGASQDCFDELREVIRDSFAIQNLLPPSCASEKSQFETRKVELSPGLSFARFTTSGVLSFEKACVGRRKMIISSDIPSASSSHSSIVQSQEITCFDYSPTLIEQEKPDGPNLIARLMGLEQIPRKPQHQTSQKHIKNDRVVKKSRPIFEIDLPKAKKPTFLSQKVDPERRALDEIIETMHFKGLLRSKSMDKSNHGTNQSSLSGLLNRFVDSPAIVIMKPRYALDSQGERFPPCNHEENPSGTRNTIGKWDSKEKRSPENSDDQKGTLSFTIYKKLQAGKDQNNKFSKEKWRKDHGEASEKSKTLEVLIQEKLPKTKITTSPGKYRGEAPAESKTFDVLSQEKQRKTKIRSSYPRKYSGEAPANSNTLEILFQEKHPNAKFRASSPCKYSGEAPANSKTAEVLIQGKRTNTMTRASSTGKTRQPKKEAIGNREDGTQLVAPAIRNSKEMKNAKTKDTAKFQDQSKMSVVKVRKPERKPLVAQEKSTITDPKRITTTASHNSIKRTKNVKVDKLVKSTSIAEVDNMEHKDENVEMVQSVAEDTNIATTEVTSSEELQLEKGADIFENVVTGKACSLVHPLSAMCTSASFFFHTLRTMIDG
- the LOC107877964 gene encoding uncharacterized protein LOC107877964 isoform X1, which translates into the protein MPPESLRSAVYRSFVTCDDPRGVVECKTIRKSKIADHPKMDKNVVKQRTCNHLKVSSSSDKEEGRETVCKRAGYNQLNSSSSLQLTEVSREVQKLNQVIDSWSNGMSSERHSKDIAKDLLKGALDLQDSLVMLGELQEASQHMAKLKKKQKDKPVKHGIAIQRTKSERISDERLNRLEFQKPRFSVDGASQDCFDELREVIRDSFAIQNLLPPSCASEKSQFETRKVELSPGLSFARFTTSGVLSFEKACVGRRKMIISSDIPSASSSHSSIVQSQEITCFDYSPTLIEQEKPDGPNLIARLMGLEQIPRKPQHQTSQKHIKNDRVVKKSRPIFEIDLPKAKKPTFLSQKVDPERRALDEIIETMHFKGLLRSKSMDKSNHGTNQSSLSGLLNRFVDSPAIVIMKPRYALDSQGERFPPCNHEENPSGTRNTIGKWDSKEKRSPENSDDQKGTLSFTIYKKLQAGKDQNNKFSKEKWRKDHGEASEKSKTLEVLIQEKLPKTKITTSPGKYRGEAPAESKTFDVLSQEKQRKTKIRSSYPRKYSGEAPANSNTLEILFQEKHPNAKFRASSPCKYSGEAPANSKTAEVLIQGKRTNTMTRASSTGKTRQPKKEAIGNREDGTQLVAPAIRNSKEMKNAKTKDTAKFQDQSKMSVVKVRKPERKPLVAQEKSTITDPKRITTTASHNSIKRTKNVKVDKLVKSTSIAEVDNMEHKDENVEMVQSVAEDTNIATTEVTSSEELQLEKGADIFENVVTDNTVNGESFPCESSVPLIHCVADIKLVEHINCNINVDFTENENLNSRSTTRYLLLSSESFLCRSEELFETDVLEPTIRQTTSVDHEIVNSAFLLDCAKELLEHKRSQCALAVDPLSLKAIKMRKFSVSFDKLVSEICDGIEVLRSHDKAAGKNLSADAVNSLLERDLWCKGVASSAWDLGWRTGLTNNEVEEVVTDIEKYLLTAFIDDLLADFMLYN